The Anolis carolinensis isolate JA03-04 chromosome 2, rAnoCar3.1.pri, whole genome shotgun sequence genome contains the following window.
cccaattttagcttttttaatactcagattttgttcattttcatggtttcttcctttctgttgaaattctacagatacataaacgccacttgcctagtttccaacagatctcacaacctctgagggtaacatatatatatttactgcatttttaccccgccctatctcaacctcaaagggaactcagggcggcttcctggttggctggagcggtacctattgatctactcacattttgcacgtttttgaactgcaaaGTTGGCAGAAtcagaatataatatagaatatgatTACTGTGTTATGTTCTGaaaatctgtattattattacggtaTCATTATGCTctgctaatattgtgcgatgctaataatataatacattgtacgtAAATATGTCAATATTAttcgtaaaccgctctgagtcccctttggcgtgagaagggcgggatataaatgtagtaaataaaataaaataaataaataatgaatacactctcattattgtgtttattacattaatatgtatgTCAATATGCATAGTATTGTGTTTATCACATTAACAGGTATATCAATACGTAATAAACTCCCATTatagtgtttattacattaatatgtatgTCAGTATGCAGAGTATTGTGTTTATTCCATAATAGGTATATCAATATGTAATAAACTCCCATTatagtgtttattacattaatatatatattaatatgcacAGTAGTGTGTTtattacatacacacatatatatatatatcaatctcTTTAACCAGGGCTGGATTTTATGGTTTTcttcatggggttggactagatgtccttcgGAGTTCCCCCTTTCCAATCTAAGATACTTTCAGGAGCTAATGCAAAGCCTTTGGAGTCTTTTTGGGATTGTTTACATTCAAAAATGGGGGAATCTCCATCTCTCTTCCCATAGTAAATcccaatattatgtatatatgtgtgtatatgtatgtatgtatacacacacacacacacacacacattgcaaacAAAAGGATCCCCCTCATTTATGTtgcaaagggaaaagagaaagagcagcAGGTAGTAGGAATGGTTGGGAGGAAAGAGAACAGAGAGAGGGCCCAAAGGAAAAAGGATCCAAGGCCCCAAGGCCTGGTCCCTcttctaacaacaacaataaaccccATTAGCAAAGGCCCCCCCAAGCAAAACAAGCCCCTTAAATGGACTCACAAATAGAAAAATACTTACTAAAATGGCAAAGCAGTGAGTGGGTCACAGTGGCTCCCCACACTCCCTcgctcctttccccccttcccccttcttcctttccccccaatcCCACTGCTTGCTTTACAGGGGAGGCAAAAGGATCAAAGGGACCCGAGCCAGCTCCACGTGGAGCCTGATTCCTTCTCTTTGGCTGCTGCAAGGCAAGTtgcagccaaggggggggggttctcaGTCTGCAAACTGCCCAACATCCTCCTTCTCCAGAGGGAGCTGCTGGATGCTTTGCAGACTGGAGAAGTGCTGTTTCACGTCTGCAAACGGCCCGACGCCTTCCTTCTAGGGAGGAAGGCACTGGGCTCTGCAGAGCAGAGGCACAGCagcggaggcaggagttgccttgatggcgccccctacaggatggcgccacaggcaaatgactaGTTTGCCTCTCGGTTGAACCGTCACtgctggcagccttcaggtcagcaacccaaccttcaagtcacaaggcttttatcccctaggccatcggaggtaACATCTTGAGGAAATTACAGCTTGGGTGAGAAAGATGCTCTCTCTGCTTTTACTATCTAACCTATCTATGGAGTTGTTGCCTCAAAGTAAAACcatgttctctttttttaaaatttaaattccaGAGTAATTAGATTCTAGAAAAAATGACATCTGATAAGAAGCTGAAAAAAAGAGCACCATTGTATGCCTTCCTGTGGCATGGGTCCTCTCTGTCTGGTACCATACTAATTGCTTTGCTAACTCTGGCTGATTATTTACCAAACTAATAAAGGCATTTTACGGGGCGAGACGCATTGCAACAGGTTTAACCACTGGTTATTCTGTTCTAAGAGAAACAAGCCTGCCCATAATTTTTGCCTGAGTGTGAAGAGAGTCAAGGGCAATAGCTTTTCTCGTCTACTTTCAAGTTCCGTCTACCTAGCAACAAGTGATGTCACAAGATGATTAGAAAATTATTGGTCAGAATTCAGCCATTTCCTCAAGCTATTTTTCATTTCAGTTATTATGTCTGAGGAGACATTTTAGTTCAGATAACACACAGTCACAGATTAGTAAAATAacagagaagaggaagggaataTGAGCAAACAAATGTGGACATCCTCTTTTCTGACTTGTTATCTTGTTCAGCAATTAGTTTTTAGCCATAGTGTATGTTCTGTTTATCTTAGACTCAGGAGATatgccacacctggaatatttaCTTAATAATGTCCAAATGATCTAATCCAAGTTAGTAAAAATTTCCAAACAGTCTTGTGACATCTGAAAAACTGTGGGGTTTCATTTGCCGTAAACATTCATAGACTCCAAGTGCATGGACTCCAATACAGGTGGTTGCTGTCCACAAAAGCCTATGtcggattaaaataaaataaaataaaaagtaattatTAGAGTGATGCTGGAGATAGGCACAAGGGCATCGCGACCCATGAGAAATTTGCTCATCCCATATTTTCCTTAATTCCctcaatttctagcattgcagtagaTTAAAATTTatttgaacatttagaaacagaATTTAGGCACCTGAAGAAAAGGAGCAGTCAATGTGAACAAGAGATGGGATCACAGAAAATAATAGTTTTAAGTGTGAATGTTTTTCAGTATCTCAttatctgcaatgctagaaatttggggactgaaggaaactTTCATTTGGGTGGGGCAGAAGTCTGGTTTTGGGGAGCAATGTCTGTATTTTGTCCTTACATCCCTGGCAAGACCCCTCACTTGTTTATGTTGAGATGAAGTTTCTTACAGATTATTTTGATTCTCTTCTGCAGCAGTGTATTCtcaggttgcatctacattgtagaatgaatgtagtttgataccactttaactttcatgcctcaatgctatggaatactaggatttgtagtatggtgaggcaccagcactctttggcagagaaggctactgatgttgtgaaactacaactccaaggattccatagcactgaggcatggaagttaaagtggtgtcaaactgcattcattctatagtggaGATGTACCCTCAGGTGCGAGGAGATACAAGGGATAGTTGAAGGAGGACCCACATACATCTTTTCTCTCTTGCAGGGGGTCCTGCAGCCGTGGATCCATCTATGCAGTTGTATCTGTCCTGGTGTCCTTGCTTATTGCCGGCCAGGCGGTCACTGTCTTCTATGTGTATCATCACAACGAACGGATTACTAAGCTGAGCAAGGACACCACGGAGCTGAAGCTAGAATCAATTGCCAAAAAGCTTCCTCAGGGTTagtggctgctgctgctctttCCTTTTGACTTTCTTTACAATTTTAACTGCTGGGTGTACAATAGTAACCATGGATGGTTGCTTAAGAGCTCAGTGTCTCAGGACAGAGACCTCCTCCACTTCCCAGGGGAAGGAATCTCAGTGCAAGAGTGCTATCTTGGAAAGTGTATATGCATTTGTTAGAACTATTTTTATTTCAATGTCATACACTTAGAGTTTAAGAGTATGTGTCAAGTATATCAGCAAAggattataaaatataaattcaCTTATTTTGTTCCTGAACTTGTGATTCTCTGTTTAAAAAGCATGTTTTTGGAGGAAACTATTTTTGTAAAAATTGTCCTGCATGTTTTATACCTGTTTCTCTTCTTATAGCCCCCCAGCCAGCGATGAAGATGGCAATGGTCAATATGATGCCCATGGCTATTTTAGATGACGAGGTAAGCATGGCAGGAAGAGGTAGTTAAGGGAGGTTTCAGCGCTGAATACTTTGCTGTTCAATCCATAAAACTTTCCCACTACAATATTAATTTTTATGAAATGGCTATGGATTTAGGGTGGGCATTCGCCATATCTTTTCATGCCTTTCTTTGGTACAAAAACAAACAGCAGGAAACACTAGTTTGGTAATACGTTTGAAGCAACCCAGCCTCCTTCCTTGTCTCGTCTCTAATTAACCATCATGTGTGCCTTGCCACAATCTTCTTGAAGCTTAGGGAAAATCCATTATATATCTCTCTATGATTGGATGCTTGTCTTGTTAGGACAGTCATTCCTTTccttctaaaccaggggtccccaaacttttcacagtccctcagaccgttggagggctggactatagttttaaaaacactatgaataaattcctatgcactctgcacatattGTATTTTGAAGTTaataaacaaaatgggaacaaatacagcctcaatattaataatcataatcataataaaaataataaagagggttggaagagaccccttgggccatttagactAACCccgttctgcctttgtgcaccaaaagcactagcaaagcaccccttaacaattaattattaattaaataattattaaaataccattataaatacaagcaaagctttggaaggcatgcaccgggtgagggaggaggcaagAACGGTGCAcaactttccctcctccttcccgcCACACGCATCTTCTtcagcagaggaggagggagccactgccaTGGGAGCCAGATAAATAgattcgatgggccacatgtggcccacggATCCCTGTTCTAAACTATCTTCCCCCACTCAAAGTCATACTAGCACAATGGATAGGTCAGATGGCAATTACTAGGCATCTGCTTCAGTACTGTCCTTTTTGAAGACCTTTTCCAGCTTCAGGAACAAACTGGAGGCCTGTGCATACATTCTCTCTGCAACAAAAGAGTAAGTTGTTCTTTAGTTTTGATCTAGTCCAACATATCTGCTGCAGTATATGTGAAAGATCAGAGACAATTCTTTAAGAAGACCAAGAGTGGATAACCTGTTgaaccattggctacaatggccAAGGCTGCTGGGAGTCATGATCTAAGAACTTCTGGAAGTCTAGGACCTGGAGTAAGACCCTAGCAAGAAGTATTTCCACAAGGGCTCAGAATGAAGCAGGAATTTCCATCCTACAGATGGTGAATGTGCGACTTTCCAGGACTGGACTATAGCTCCTATCAGCCATCTCAAACAATGAGCGACAATGGAATTTGTGGTTTGATGACATATTTAGTGCCATGTGTTCCTCATTCCTTGTTTGGTCTCTGTTCTAAGCAATGTATGTTTGTAGCTTGTACATCCTTTGGGTCAACTGCCACCACCCTACATCAGATATATCCTGTTTGTAATAATGGAAACTGGAGATCTAATTGTCACTCTTCAGATTTTAACTTTtctttttgtcccatatgtagTCTTTGAAAAATGAAGCCAAGCTGACCAACAGCACTGAAGACCAAGTCAAGCGTGTCCTATTGGTAAGAGTCTCATTCCCTCACCATGACAACTATGATTCTGCTTGATCATTTGAAGACATAGATTCATTTTAGACTACTTGCAACTTAGGCTACTTGCACCAGAGCTGTCAAATTAGTTAGACCTTTGATCTGATACATCAAGGCAAGTTTAGATGAATTGTTAATGTGTTCTTGCTGCACAGCCATCGTATTTGACTGGTATATGAGTGTTGTTAGAAATGAGAACTAAGACTGATGCTTTGTAATTTTTAGAATGTATATTTACAGTGGTCAATGACTGGatgtgacaccccccccccccccccacacacacacttccatcTTAAGCCACTGCCTGTTTCAAGATTTCTGAGGGCACTGGGAAATCATGATTGTGGCACCCTCCTGGCCATTGAGATGAGCAGCTGTGACAGAGGCCTAAGGGGCCTCTTCAGCTGCCTGTCTCAGAATACCCTGAGCATACCCAGTGCTCCGATTGGCAGCATCTTGAAAGCCCTTTGGTTGGGCCCCTGCCTGGCTTAAGAGGCAGGTTTTGGGTGGTGAGAGGTAGAATTTGCAGATGTTAaagcaatgtatttatttatttatttatttatttactgtatttctatcccaccctatctcaccCTAAGGGAAACTCAGAGCAGTTTCAActtggcacaattcgatgccacatTGAAACATAGTGGAGTCAGCTGCATATAGCTGCCAGTGCTTCATTGCTTTTATGTGACAGCTTGCAGTGTTCAATTGAAAAGCACTTTGTTTCCTCCTTCTAATACAATCAGTAGGGAGCCTTCAAACTCAAAAACACCAAAAGGATCATTGCTTCTATGCAtgcagtttgtccatgtctgtagTTACAGTGTTTCTGGATATTTATCATCGAACGAGTCCTAAGTGCCATACTATTAATtgtgaaaattgcacagacttgGAATTGTGAATTCTGTGGAAATCCTCCCACATCCAAAGGACTCACAGTAATTTTTTTCTATATGACGTTGGACTATATGGGCCACAAGAAGTTTAGTTTAGAGCAGAAGTTTGTCTGCTCTTTATGGGGAGCTATGGTAACAAATTGGACTAAGTTACTAAAGAACGTTCAACATTAAAAATTCAGATTATGGGATTTGTCATACATACTTTGCATACTTATTATGAAACATTAGGGATGACAGGTGCCTTTCTATCTCAGGGATCTCTCCTGTGATCCTTGCATTAAGGTTCCTGTTGTTTTGTGTCTTGTGTTTTGAGTCATTCCCAAAACATGTCAACCCTAAGACAAACCCATCACtgggttttctaggcaagatttgttcaggggaggGTGCTTTTTCCTCCCTCTGAAGCTGGGAGAATATGCCTTTCTGAGGGATTAAAACCCTGGACTTCGGAGTCAGAATCCAGTGGTCAAACCACTATATTACATTAATTCTCCAGGGTGTTAGTCCAAGTTATGATGTGGACTGTAAATGTTCAAGAACTGAAAGTAGAATTATAGAGAGGGAAATGCTATCTGTGTTTCCCCTCTGAAATCCCCTTGGCTCAGCTTGGGGAAAGCAATGTGATTCTCACTGTCAGTAACCTCTGATTGAATCACTGAAATGGGGTTGTCTCTTTCATGTGCTGCCATTTCTTCAGACCATACTGTTCTCTGAGGATTGTTTCAATCTTCCTTGAACAACCAGAGCTTGTAGAACTTAATTTTGGAtgacagcttccagaattcccccTCTTGACTGCAGGAGCCTGCGGGCTGTAATGCAAAAAAAGTAAATGTTTCCAAGCTTTGTCCATATTAGAGATGACAAGGTGATCTTGCTGTCCATTTGTTAATATGGTATATGCTTCCTCTACAGCGGGAAAACCCTCTAAGAAAATTCCCTGAATTCAATAGCAGCTTCATTGAAAATATTGGTCAGATGAGATTTCGCATGGATTATGAAGACTGGAAGGTAAATTTTGCTATCCTTTCTAGAATTTGACAAGGTATTTTGGATAATCCTGTCTCCATTCAGTCTTATGATGTGCATAGTGGATTTGTAGTGCAGAAGACAGCTCTTGTGTGAGAGAAGCTACTTCCCAGCAATATtgctttttgaatgtttttcctcCTGTGGGAAGAAACTTCAAAGGATCAAGATTCAGTATAATCAGAAGCAGAGTCAGGGAGCTTTATGGTGTTTCTGTGATCTAAGTCATATTTGCTACCTTAGTTGGGGTTTAGATGTTTAATTGGACCCTACTTTGATAAACAGCAATAAACCCTACTCATCAGCTGCCTGGGGTCGcactgtaataaatcactataaAGAGATGCTACAAAATGGCAAGAATCTTATTAGTGATTCACAAGTTTAGGTCCATCTTATGCTTCTATTTTTTGCCATTGTTGatatttttttcttccctctttaATGTTCAAAGAGCCCCTCCCCTCCGCATTACTGTTATGATAGTCCCTAACAACCATTCTGTTGATGATGAAAAGTGAGAGGAGGACCGGAGAAGCATCTGTCTATGTCTGTATGGCTGAGGACATCATCTGCTAAGATATTTGGTGGAATTTATCCTCAATTGGTATCTGACTCCCGTAGCCAGGTGCTTTTCTGATCCGTACTGTTCACTAGTAATGAAAAAGCCATGGCATGTctgtgtgcacacacatatatgtgctaTTGCAGCACTATGGTGAGTCTTGAAGCTTGTGATATGGAGCCACAGTGGATTACCCCATGCAGATCTCAGATGCTGTGCTCAACCACATAGACTTTTGTCCCATTTCAACACAGACTTAGTTTGTCTCTACTGCTCTCACTGATCTCTGAAGCAAAGCAAATAGAAATCATATTTCCCTGCGACTCTCTTGCAGGCTTTTGAAACCTGGATGCACAAGTGGCTCCTCTTCCAAATGGCACAAAATGCGATCCCAGAAGAAAAAGGTATGGTGGAACGGCAGGACTGAAAAGGATTCTGCAGGAGACCTCAGCAAAAATATCTGAACCTTAGACTGGTTCTGCTGCATTTAGGCCAGATCACAATGCAATGTTCACTTTATTGCTTCCTAAAGAGGTGCAGGAAATGAAGTGAAACAAAATCCCAGTGTTTTAGAAAGGAAGGCAAATAACTGAAAGCATCCTCGTGTTATCCAACTTTGATGGGGAAATTTAGTATTAAAGTAAACACAAAACCCACCTGTGGAACTAGGTATGTTATAGGATTTGAGGCTGCCACTAAAACGGCAGCTTTATGGGGAATTGTTCCAATCCTGCTACGTTTCCTAGTCATATCCTATCTTGTTTCCATGTCCATGATCAACAGTGGCTGATGATGTAGAAAGGAGACTGGGAAAGCATGGAATGAAAACATTTTGATGGAGAACAGCCCCCCCCAAGTGTTGTTTGTACtcttgttgtgtgctttttgtTATTTATGACTGATAGTGATCCTATAATGAGATCCATTGGCAAAATttgtttgccttcctttgagactaaAAGCATGTGTTAACAATGCAATTTAAATTTAACcaactaaaaataaaaaacaaaaaaacacaaaccctggaataaaataaacaaaacaatgcaaaaccaACCCCCTAATTCTCCCACCTCATAACTTTTCCCCACCCCTGTAtccccttccttttttaaaaaagtaaaaaattaaaaaaatttttttaaaacaataacagaatgttaattttttaaatacatgCAAAGTGATTGGCAGAgcacaaataatttaaaatagtaaTTCTCTGAGGATGTGCCTTTGAGGAAAGATGGAAGACCTGCTGTTTGAATTAAGACCCACTTtcaagatggattttttttttaaaaaagttcagtCCATTGAGATATCTGAACAAGTTTAATAGCTTCCATCCCCCAATGCCCCATAAATGATTAATTAACTATCATGAACTGAACTTGCACACCAACACAGGCAATGACTTATCTGTGACAAATCTGGGCACAAACGTAATGTTAAAAAATAATGATCCCTCCTCCTGTGATTTTAGCGGTTTCTGAAATAAAGCCTGAAGCTGGAATCTTCCTACCAATTAGCCACTCAGCAGTGGTCAGACACATCCCCATTAGCAGAATTTATATTAATACTGCCTCTATTAAGAAGTGCTCATTAGCATTTGCTCTCATTAGGCTAAATGAGTTCCCTGGGAGCCATCCCAATAAAATCGCTATCCTAATTAAACGGGCATATTCTTACACACATATTTTTCCCCTTGCCCCTTCCCTTTCCCATGGTGAGGCCACAATGGAACAACACATTTTCATGGGAAGGGAGAGCATAGACCATCATTCCAAAATAGATGGCCAAAACTGGTCAACTTGGAAATGCTTGTGTAGATGAGCTTTATGAAGTCCCAGCCCACAATGGCCAAGGGgcggagattctgggagttgaaatattCATTGAGAGATTGAGCGTCACTGTTTTTCACTATTATTGTGGAGTCTTCCTGTTATCGTTCCCATCATTTATGGCTCCAAACTATGCTGACTGCAGCTGATATAAGGCAGTGTTTCCTTTGCACACTCACTCTTTCTTCTTTAAGGAAGTCTGTTGACAAGTGTATGAAGCGATGCTGATAGCAGCTTGCAATCAACTGTACATTCTGAATTActttggcttttgttttgttttaaagtgaAAACCAAGTGCCAGCAAGAACAGTGTGGTAAGGGTGTCCACCCAGGAAGATTCTGTGCCGAGTGTGATGAAATGGGGGACTATTTGCCCAAACAGTGCCACCACAGCACTGGGTATTGCTGGTGTGTCTACCAAAATGGCACAGAGATTGAGGGCACTAAAGTCCGTGGACCTCTGGATTGCGATGGTAAAGAACTTGTTTATCCTGGCTGATCATCAGGTGGGGAGAAGGCATTGAGGGGATCTTCTTTGCAGTGTCAAGTCAGTTGGTTTGTCAGTAGCTAAGGATCAACATCAGAATGAACTACTCCTAGGAGCTAATGATTCTCATTATTTGCATTGAAGTCTAAAATGTTGGCAGGGCTTGGAAAGCTACTTTTGGTGGCCATATTGGCTGGGAGATTTTAGGAATTATAGCCCAAATAAGGTCCTATTTCTAGTCTTCTGCACAGAATGGTAAGGAAAATGTCACATGAAGGACCTATTAAAAAAGCGTGTAAGGAGTAAATCAGACTCGGGATGTGAGAGAGCCCCCAAACCAGAGCACTATAGCACAATATGCCTTCTTCATTTCTTACCCCAAATCTTCAAGTTTTATAATGTGAGGTTCACATAGTCAAGCTTATGCAAATAAAGCACTTTGACCTAAACTTGCATAAAATAGCCTGGTGACAGTGTCTTGGTCATAGTaagtgtttcctttctggaacatAAATTCACTTCATTTTCTGCACATGCAACTTTAAAGCCTCTTGGCTCTGTCATGGGGATTCATTGGCCAATACTTTTTGAAGCAATAAAAAGTAGAACAACATTTCTATTACATTAATTTGATGATGGAACTAGTCCTACCATCATTTGGCCCCATATGACCAAAGCAAGAAACCCTCTGTAACCATATTAAGGAACTTCCCACCCTTGCATTTTGCTGGGCTGCCATTTCATAAGTTGTTTGACTCATAACAACTTGAACTGCAAGATGACAAGAGGGCTTAAAACACTTCATCTGTGTATAATTCAGTCAGACTTTCTTCTCAAGACAACTTCATGACAAATAATTAAGAGTTCACTTAATGTGATTCCACAGAGCATAGAAATTTCCCAATGCACCAGtatcttctatttatttatttatttacttacttacttacagtatttattttccacccttctcaccccgaaggggactcagagcggatcacaatttacatatacatggcaaacattcaatgccattagacataggacacacacagagacacagaggttatttaacattttccagcttctgacttcctgagggtatgctcgattccagccacagggtgaattgctgcttcatcatccactgtgacgctgagtccttgatggattacttcctaaTCTTCCAGCtcacactgctggacatttttatggtgatgtaaattagttaaattagcctcccagcataagcggtccctaaattccctacttgacagatacaactgtctttcagcttgcttaggtaaacaacaagctggggctatttatggtcaggcactcaatccgacccgagcttcgaactcatgacctcttggtcaatagtgatttattgcagctggctactaaccagctgcgccacagcccggcccatcatAATAATCATTGTCAGCTTGTGTTCATTCAAATTGTTTCCGATTTATGTTGATCCTAAAACAAATTTATGATTGGGGCTGAGAGGGTACGATTTTCTCAGGTtgacccagtgagttttcatgtctgagtgaagatttgaaccctggtctccagagtcatagtccaacactcaaaccactactccatGCTGGCTCTTTATGATGTACTATATGCAAAAGAGATGCATATATCAGGGGTAGGTGAAGTGTGATACACGGGCTACATTCAGTGTCCGTCAGCCTCCAGTTGTTGTGTCCTACAGGAAACCATTTTTGTCCCCAGATGACCTGTAGGAGGTGGCACCCCCACCCCAACACGCACACAATTCTGGCCCTTAGAAAAGCTATTTTGGAATCAAGAAATCAGCCAAAAGCAGTTAGCGTGGCCCCTTAGCCTTTTACTGTGGCCTGACCCTCCTTTTTACAATTTCCTCTAACTTTGAGCATAAGAACACTATCTTTGGTTAAGGACAGCCACATGCAATTTGGTAAAAAGAATCATATAATAAttcttcagtctattagctttgaaaaataatgtaCAACGTATTCATAAAGAAGACGGTTGCAGATTTTATGTTAAGGCACAGCAAAAACCAACAGTTACTTCTGCTGAATATGAAACAACATGATCTCTGTAACAGTTTCCTAGAGGTGATACAGAGATAACTATTTCTTCATACACTGGAAAGCACTgacatttttcttctctctttctgcaCAGGAGAGGCAAAAAAGCTGGATTCTGATAATGGGACCTTCTCAGGGGTGGAGATTGACTAGTTGAAGTCACAAGGTAACTTAAGAAAAACCTGCTGGGTTTATCTAAAGGCCCGTCTGGTTTCCACAGCACCAGCCTGGTGCCCATTGAAAGGCCATATGCAAGGCAAAGGAAACACTCCACTTCTGTTCTTCTCCTCCAACAACTGGCATTCAGAGATGTGTAGCGACAGGTTGTATGTCTCACAGTCATACACAACTAGTGTCCCTATTGATAACCTTATTCTTTATGAAGAAAAGAGGGATTGGGTCTCAGATGGTTTAGGAATCCATGTTCAACTGAAatatagagggagggaggggagcaaGCCATATAATATACAGTTCTTTGTAAAATGCAGATACTGAGACTCAATATGGGATGAAATCATGGATGCATATGACTAGAGGCTGGATGTGCTCTTTGATTCTTAAAAACTAGCACATTAATGTA
Protein-coding sequences here:
- the cd74 gene encoding HLA class II histocompatibility antigen gamma chain — protein: MEDDQRNLLPGPGAGTAPQPERGSCSRGSIYAVVSVLVSLLIAGQAVTVFYVYHHNERITKLSKDTTELKLESIAKKLPQAPQPAMKMAMVNMMPMAILDDESLKNEAKLTNSTEDQVKRVLLRENPLRKFPEFNSSFIENIGQMRFRMDYEDWKAFETWMHKWLLFQMAQNAIPEEKVKTKCQQEQCGKGVHPGRFCAECDEMGDYLPKQCHHSTGYCWCVYQNGTEIEGTKVRGPLDCDGEAKKLDSDNGTFSGVEID